In Rhizobium sp. N324, a single genomic region encodes these proteins:
- a CDS encoding alpha/beta hydrolase family protein, whose translation MKLGFRDGVLYDDNRSNWDADGPRPISWSLWYPAADAALENDTAERSWFKKAVVARDAAIRPEARPYPLVLLSHGTGGSAAGLEWLARRLAERGFAALGVNHHGNTGNEPYRAEGFACLWERAPDLSFMLDRRDDWLGDLSTHIDTTRVFAAGFSAGAYSVMLLLGAVARFSQFELSRMKPGAARGPREFPDLADHIPTLLRTSDVFRHSWSRMSKSYRDDRIKAALLCAPGRSIFGFSEESLKAVDAPALIVVGDADRAAPAEECSAWLHARLRRSSLKIFGGGLGHYVFVPEGTALGLAFAAELFTDPPDIERAAIHDEIADLSAALFQDSAVKAMA comes from the coding sequence ATGAAACTCGGCTTCCGCGACGGCGTCCTTTACGACGACAACAGATCGAACTGGGACGCAGACGGCCCCAGACCCATCAGCTGGTCGCTGTGGTATCCGGCTGCCGACGCGGCGCTGGAAAACGATACGGCGGAAAGAAGCTGGTTCAAGAAGGCGGTCGTCGCCCGCGACGCAGCCATCCGGCCTGAGGCCCGGCCCTATCCCCTCGTCTTGCTGTCGCATGGCACCGGCGGATCCGCGGCGGGATTGGAGTGGCTGGCGCGACGGCTCGCCGAGCGCGGATTTGCAGCGCTCGGCGTCAACCATCACGGCAATACCGGCAACGAGCCCTATCGCGCCGAAGGCTTTGCCTGCCTTTGGGAGCGGGCGCCGGATCTGAGCTTCATGCTCGACCGCCGCGATGACTGGCTCGGCGATCTCTCCACTCATATCGATACCACCCGCGTGTTCGCAGCCGGATTTTCGGCCGGAGCCTATAGCGTGATGCTGCTTCTCGGCGCTGTCGCCCGGTTTTCGCAGTTCGAACTATCCAGGATGAAGCCGGGCGCGGCGCGCGGACCAAGGGAATTTCCCGACCTTGCCGATCATATCCCGACCTTGCTTCGCACCAGCGATGTCTTTCGCCATTCATGGTCGCGCATGTCGAAGTCTTACCGGGACGACAGAATCAAGGCCGCACTCCTGTGCGCGCCGGGCCGCTCCATTTTCGGTTTCAGCGAGGAAAGCCTGAAAGCCGTCGACGCGCCCGCCCTCATTGTGGTCGGCGATGCCGACAGGGCGGCACCGGCCGAAGAATGTTCCGCATGGCTGCATGCGCGGCTCCGGCGCAGTTCTCTTAAAATCTTCGGCGGCGGGCTTGGCCATTATGTCTTCGTGCCTGAAGGTACCGCCCTCGGCCTGGCCTTTGCGGCAGAGCTCTTTACCGATCCTCCTGATATCGAGCGCGCGGCCATTCATGACGAGATTGCCGATCTGTCGGCAGCGCTGTTTCAGGACAGCGCTGTCAAAGCGATGGCCTGA
- a CDS encoding NAD-dependent epimerase/dehydratase family protein, whose protein sequence is MKKRILFTGGSGKAGRHTVPWLVNAGYEVHNLDLVPLDSPGVTNLIADITDSGQVFNALSMHRDFPDLDAGRGVQSFDAVVHFAAIPRILIKPDNETFRINTMGTYNVIEAAVKLGIRKIIVASSETTYGVCFAEGHRDFHQFPLEEDYDVNPMDSYGLSKVVNEKTARAFAERSGFDIYALRIGNVIEPHEYERFPTFFANPEMRKRIAWSYIDARDLGQICHLCIEKDGLGYQVFNAANDTVSANTPSKELAQRFFPNVPFTREIGEYEGLLSNRKIREVLGFKEEHDWRKYVTV, encoded by the coding sequence ATGAAGAAGCGAATTCTGTTCACGGGCGGTTCGGGCAAGGCAGGTCGCCATACCGTGCCGTGGCTGGTCAATGCCGGTTACGAGGTTCACAACCTCGATCTCGTGCCGCTGGACAGTCCCGGCGTCACCAATCTCATTGCCGATATCACCGATAGCGGTCAGGTCTTCAACGCGCTGTCGATGCACCGCGATTTTCCCGATCTCGATGCGGGCAGGGGCGTGCAGTCCTTCGATGCCGTCGTGCATTTCGCCGCCATCCCGCGCATTCTGATCAAGCCCGACAATGAGACTTTCCGCATCAACACGATGGGCACTTATAATGTCATCGAGGCCGCGGTGAAGCTTGGCATCAGGAAGATTATCGTCGCATCGAGCGAGACGACCTACGGCGTCTGCTTTGCCGAAGGCCATCGCGATTTCCACCAGTTCCCGCTGGAGGAGGACTACGACGTCAATCCGATGGATTCCTACGGGCTGTCAAAGGTGGTCAACGAAAAGACGGCCCGCGCCTTTGCCGAACGGTCGGGCTTCGACATCTATGCGCTGCGAATCGGCAATGTCATCGAGCCGCACGAATATGAGAGGTTCCCCACCTTTTTCGCCAATCCCGAGATGCGCAAGCGCATCGCCTGGAGCTATATCGATGCCCGCGACCTCGGGCAGATCTGCCATCTCTGCATCGAAAAGGACGGTCTCGGCTATCAGGTGTTCAACGCCGCCAACGACACCGTCTCGGCCAACACGCCGTCGAAGGAGCTTGCGCAGCGATTCTTTCCGAACGTGCCCTTCACTCGCGAGATCGGCGAATATGAAGGCCTTCTCTCCAACCGCAAGATTCGCGAGGTGCTGGGGTTCAAGGAAGAGCACGATTGGCGGAAATATGTGACGGTCTGA
- the rplJ gene encoding 50S ribosomal protein L10, whose amino-acid sequence MERAEKREFVTELNEVFKASGSVVVAHYAGATVAQMNDFRSKMRAAGGTVKVAKNRLAKIALQGTEAEGITDLFKGQTLIAYSTDPVTAPKVVMDFAKTNDKIVVLGGAMGTTTLNADAVKSLATLPSLDELRAKLLGMIQTPATRIAGVVAAPASQLARVFAAYAKKDEAA is encoded by the coding sequence GTGGAAAGAGCGGAAAAACGCGAATTCGTCACGGAACTGAACGAAGTCTTCAAGGCTTCGGGCTCGGTTGTCGTGGCCCACTATGCTGGTGCCACAGTCGCGCAGATGAACGATTTTCGTTCGAAGATGCGTGCAGCTGGCGGTACCGTCAAAGTCGCGAAGAACCGCCTGGCCAAAATTGCCCTTCAGGGTACGGAAGCGGAAGGGATCACCGATCTCTTCAAGGGTCAGACGCTGATTGCATACAGCACCGACCCGGTCACCGCTCCGAAGGTCGTCATGGATTTCGCCAAGACCAACGACAAGATCGTTGTTCTGGGCGGCGCCATGGGAACAACCACGCTCAACGCCGATGCAGTCAAGTCGCTTGCGACCCTGCCTTCGCTCGATGAGCTGCGTGCGAAGCTGCTGGGCATGATCCAGACACCGGCTACCCGCATCGCTGGGGTTGTTGCAGCACCGGCAAGCCAGCTTGCCCGCGTGTTTGCGGCCTACGCCAAGAAGGACGAAGCCGCTTAA
- the tuf gene encoding elongation factor Tu has product MAKSKFERNKPHVNIGTIGHVDHGKTSLTAAITKYFGEFKAYDQIDAAPEEKARGITISTAHVEYETPARHYAHVDCPGHADYVKNMITGAAQMDGAILVCSAADGPMPQTREHILLARQVGVPAIVVFLNKVDQVDDAELLELVELEVRELLSSYDFPGDDIPVVKGSALAALEDSDKKIGEDAIRELMAAVDSYIPTPERPIDQPFLMPIEDVFSISGRGTVVTGRVERGIVKVGEEVEIVGIRATSKTTVTGVEMFRKLLDQGQAGDNIGALVRGVNRDGVERGQILCKPGSVKPHKKFMAEAYILTKEEGGRHTPFFTNYRPQFYFRTTDVTGIVTLPEGTEMVMPGDNVTVAVELIVPIAMEEKLRFAIREGGRTVGAGIVASIVE; this is encoded by the coding sequence ATGGCAAAGAGTAAGTTTGAGCGCAACAAGCCGCACGTCAACATCGGCACGATCGGCCACGTTGACCACGGCAAGACGTCTCTGACGGCAGCGATCACGAAGTACTTCGGTGAGTTCAAGGCGTACGACCAGATCGACGCTGCTCCGGAAGAAAAGGCCCGTGGCATCACCATTTCGACGGCGCACGTCGAATATGAGACGCCGGCCCGCCACTACGCGCACGTCGACTGCCCCGGCCACGCCGACTACGTCAAGAACATGATCACCGGTGCTGCCCAGATGGACGGCGCGATCCTGGTGTGCTCGGCCGCTGACGGCCCGATGCCGCAGACGCGCGAACACATTCTGCTGGCCCGCCAGGTCGGCGTTCCGGCGATCGTGGTGTTCCTGAACAAGGTCGACCAGGTTGACGACGCCGAGCTTCTCGAACTGGTCGAGCTCGAAGTTCGCGAACTGCTGTCGTCCTACGACTTCCCGGGCGACGATATCCCGGTCGTCAAGGGTTCGGCGCTGGCCGCTCTCGAAGATAGCGACAAGAAGATCGGCGAAGACGCGATCCGCGAGCTGATGGCTGCGGTCGACTCTTACATCCCGACGCCTGAGCGTCCGATCGACCAGCCGTTCCTGATGCCGATCGAAGACGTGTTCTCGATCTCGGGCCGCGGCACGGTCGTGACCGGCCGCGTCGAGCGTGGCATCGTCAAGGTTGGCGAAGAAGTCGAGATCGTCGGCATCCGCGCAACCTCGAAGACGACGGTGACCGGCGTTGAAATGTTCCGCAAGCTGCTCGATCAGGGCCAGGCCGGCGACAACATCGGCGCACTGGTTCGCGGTGTGAACCGTGACGGCGTCGAGCGTGGCCAGATCCTGTGCAAGCCGGGCTCTGTCAAGCCGCACAAGAAGTTCATGGCGGAAGCCTACATCCTGACGAAGGAAGAGGGTGGCCGTCATACGCCGTTCTTCACCAACTACCGTCCGCAGTTCTACTTCCGCACGACGGATGTGACCGGCATCGTGACGCTGCCTGAGGGCACGGAAATGGTTATGCCGGGCGACAACGTCACGGTTGCCGTCGAGCTGATCGTTCCGATCGCGATGGAAGAAAAGCTGCGCTTCGCGATCCGCGAAGGCGGCCGCACCGTCGGCGCCGGTATCGTCGCTTCGATCGTCGAGTAA
- the rplA gene encoding 50S ribosomal protein L1, with translation MAGKRTQKINEGVDPTKLYALSLAIGMVKERAVAKFDETIEVSMNLGVDPRHADQMVRGVVNLPNGTGRTVRVAVFARGVKADEAKAAGADIVGAEDLVEIVQGGKIEFDRCIATPDMMPLVGRLGKVLGPRGMMPNPKVGTVTMDVAGAVKASKGGAVEFRVEKAGIVHAGIGKASFDAKALEENIRAFADAVIKAKPAGAKGNYVKRVAISSTMGPGVKIEVGSVTAAPTA, from the coding sequence ATGGCTGGTAAGCGCACGCAGAAGATCAACGAAGGTGTTGATCCCACCAAGCTCTACGCTCTGAGCCTCGCCATCGGCATGGTCAAGGAACGGGCTGTCGCCAAGTTCGACGAAACCATCGAAGTCTCGATGAACCTCGGCGTCGACCCGCGCCATGCGGACCAGATGGTTCGCGGCGTCGTCAACCTGCCGAACGGCACCGGCCGTACGGTTCGCGTCGCCGTCTTCGCTCGCGGCGTCAAGGCTGACGAAGCCAAGGCTGCCGGTGCCGATATCGTCGGTGCTGAAGACCTCGTCGAAATCGTTCAGGGCGGCAAGATCGAATTCGATCGCTGCATCGCCACCCCCGACATGATGCCGCTCGTCGGCCGTCTCGGTAAGGTTCTCGGCCCCCGCGGCATGATGCCGAACCCGAAGGTCGGCACCGTCACCATGGACGTCGCCGGAGCCGTCAAGGCTTCCAAGGGCGGCGCAGTCGAGTTCCGCGTCGAGAAGGCTGGTATCGTCCATGCCGGCATCGGCAAGGCCTCTTTCGACGCCAAGGCTCTGGAAGAAAACATCCGCGCTTTCGCTGACGCCGTCATCAAGGCGAAGCCGGCTGGCGCCAAGGGCAACTACGTCAAGCGCGTGGCGATTTCTTCGACCATGGGTCCGGGCGTCAAGATCGAAGTCGGCTCGGTCACCGCAGCGCCGACTGCATAA
- the prfB gene encoding peptide chain release factor 2 (programmed frameshift): MRAEIENVVDETKQAITLLRRHLDWDQAIRRLDWLNNKAEDPTLWNDAQEAQKLMRERQQLDDGINGVKQLEQQLNDNIELIELGEEEGDEGVVKEAEDTLKALKAEAARRQVEAMLSGEADSNDTYLEVHSGAGGTESQDWANMLLRMYTRWAERQRFKVELLEVHDGEEAGIKSATLLVKGHNAYGWLKTESGVHRLVRISPYDSNARRHTSFSSIWVYPVVDDSIQIEINEGDCRIDTYRSSGAGGQHVNTTDSAVRITHMPTGIVVQCQQERSQHKNRAKAWDMLRARMYEAELKKREDAANAEAASKTDIGWGHQIRSYVLQPYQLVKDMRTGVASTAPDDVLDGELNEFMEAALAHRISGAADAVVDDVD; this comes from the exons ATGCGAGCGGAAATCGAAAACGTGGTCGATGAAACCAAGCAGGCTATCACCCTGCTGAGGAGGCATCTT GACTGGGACCAGGCGATAAGACGGCTGGACTGGTTGAACAACAAGGCAGAGGATCCGACCCTCTGGAACGATGCGCAGGAAGCCCAGAAGCTGATGCGCGAGCGCCAGCAGCTCGATGACGGCATCAATGGCGTCAAGCAGCTGGAACAGCAGCTGAATGACAATATCGAGCTGATCGAACTCGGCGAGGAAGAGGGCGACGAAGGGGTCGTTAAGGAAGCCGAGGATACGCTGAAGGCCTTGAAGGCCGAGGCCGCCCGCCGCCAAGTCGAAGCCATGCTCTCCGGCGAAGCCGATAGCAACGACACCTATCTCGAAGTCCATTCCGGCGCCGGCGGCACCGAGAGCCAGGACTGGGCGAACATGCTGCTGCGCATGTACACCCGCTGGGCCGAACGCCAGCGTTTCAAGGTCGAGCTTCTCGAGGTCCATGACGGCGAAGAGGCGGGCATCAAATCCGCGACCCTGCTCGTCAAGGGACACAATGCCTATGGCTGGCTGAAGACGGAATCGGGCGTGCACCGGCTGGTGCGCATCTCGCCTTACGACAGCAACGCGCGTCGCCACACCTCCTTCTCGTCGATCTGGGTCTATCCCGTGGTCGACGACTCGATCCAGATCGAGATCAACGAAGGCGATTGCCGCATCGACACCTATCGTTCGTCGGGCGCCGGCGGTCAGCACGTCAACACCACCGACTCGGCCGTGCGCATCACGCATATGCCGACCGGCATCGTCGTGCAGTGCCAGCAGGAGCGTTCGCAGCATAAAAACCGCGCGAAGGCGTGGGACATGCTGCGCGCCCGCATGTACGAAGCCGAGCTGAAGAAGCGTGAGGACGCCGCAAACGCCGAAGCCGCCTCCAAGACGGATATCGGTTGGGGCCACCAGATCCGCTCCTACGTGCTGCAGCCCTACCAACTGGTCAAGGATATGCGCACCGGCGTCGCCAGCACCGCGCCGGACGACGTGCTCGACGGCGAACTCAACGAGTTCATGGAAGCGGCGCTTGCCCACCGCATCAGCGGCGCCGCCGACGCGGTCGTCGACGACGTGGACTGA
- the rplL gene encoding 50S ribosomal protein L7/L12 encodes MADLAKIVDDLSALTVLEAAELSKLLEEKWGVSAAAPVAVAAAAGGAGPAVVEEEKTEFDVILVDAGANKINVIKEVRAITGLGLKEAKDLVEGAPKAVKEGVNKAEAADIKKKLEDAGAKADVK; translated from the coding sequence ATGGCTGATCTCGCAAAGATCGTTGACGACCTCTCCGCTCTGACCGTTCTGGAAGCTGCAGAACTGTCGAAGCTTCTCGAAGAAAAGTGGGGCGTTTCCGCTGCTGCTCCGGTAGCTGTTGCTGCCGCTGCTGGCGGTGCTGGCCCGGCTGTCGTTGAAGAAGAAAAGACCGAATTCGACGTTATCCTCGTCGACGCCGGTGCCAACAAGATCAACGTCATCAAGGAAGTCCGCGCCATCACCGGTCTCGGCCTCAAGGAAGCCAAGGACCTCGTCGAAGGCGCTCCGAAGGCTGTCAAGGAAGGCGTCAACAAGGCTGAAGCCGCTGACATCAAGAAGAAGCTTGAAGACGCTGGCGCCAAGGCCGACGTCAAGTAA
- the rplK gene encoding 50S ribosomal protein L11: MAKKVAGQLKLQVKAGSANPSPPIGPALGQRGINIMEFCKAFNAATQEMEKGMPIPVVITYYQDKSFTFAMKQPPVSYWLKKEAKITSGSKTPGKGAKAGSLTKAQIKTIAEAKMKDLNAADIEGAMAMIEGSARAMGLEVVG; the protein is encoded by the coding sequence ATGGCTAAGAAAGTTGCAGGCCAGCTCAAGCTTCAGGTCAAGGCAGGATCGGCAAACCCGTCCCCGCCGATTGGTCCGGCGCTTGGTCAGCGTGGCATTAACATCATGGAATTCTGCAAGGCGTTCAATGCCGCCACGCAGGAAATGGAAAAGGGCATGCCGATCCCGGTCGTCATCACCTATTACCAGGACAAGTCCTTCACCTTCGCGATGAAGCAGCCTCCGGTCAGCTACTGGCTGAAGAAGGAAGCGAAGATCACGTCCGGTTCCAAGACGCCCGGCAAGGGCGCCAAGGCCGGCTCCCTCACCAAGGCTCAGATCAAGACGATCGCAGAAGCCAAGATGAAGGATCTGAACGCAGCGGATATCGAAGGTGCAATGGCGATGATCGAGGGCTCTGCCCGCGCCATGGGCCTGGAAGTGGTGGGTTAA
- the nusG gene encoding transcription termination/antitermination protein NusG: MAARWYIVHAYSNFEKKVAEDIENKARQKGLEHLFEKILVPTEKVVEVRRGRKVDSERKFFPGYVMVRANLTDEAYHLIKNTPKVTGFLGSDNKPVPIPDYEAERILGQVQEGVERPKASITFEIGEQVRVSDGPFASFNGTVQDVDEERSRLKVEVSIFGRATPVELEYAQVEKV; this comes from the coding sequence ATGGCGGCACGTTGGTACATCGTCCACGCATATTCAAATTTTGAAAAGAAGGTCGCTGAAGACATCGAGAACAAGGCTCGCCAGAAGGGGCTTGAGCACCTGTTCGAGAAGATCCTCGTGCCGACCGAAAAGGTGGTGGAAGTGCGTCGCGGCCGCAAGGTCGACAGCGAGCGCAAGTTCTTCCCGGGCTATGTCATGGTTCGCGCCAATCTGACGGATGAAGCCTATCACCTGATCAAGAATACGCCGAAGGTCACCGGCTTTCTCGGCTCTGACAATAAGCCCGTTCCGATTCCGGATTATGAAGCCGAGCGCATTCTCGGTCAGGTCCAGGAAGGTGTCGAGCGGCCGAAGGCCTCCATTACCTTCGAGATCGGCGAGCAGGTTCGCGTTTCCGACGGCCCGTTCGCGTCGTTCAACGGCACGGTTCAGGATGTCGACGAAGAGCGTTCGCGCCTGAAGGTTGAAGTGTCGATCTTTGGCCGCGCAACGCCGGTCGAGCTGGAATACGCTCAGGTCGAGAAGGTCTGA
- a CDS encoding AprI/Inh family metalloprotease inhibitor, translating into MIRFVFRLAASAAALFVCGQTYGQDIDPDILKAQAGTYLVAPEDGRAGCRMTLETDMAIGGHSLSGQAACTKPLPALAEAAAWNFDGNGGVILIDATRKVLARFVENEGSPLKTQDGTPLLLIAAPDGIDRLPSVSSLAGIWTMQRPDGERLCGVTLDGHADADGNAPLSLSGDCAAKVSGLKLAVWHIEGFGLTLMGGDGSSLGFDMRADGNFDKSKEEGGKPLSLVRQ; encoded by the coding sequence ATGATCCGTTTCGTCTTTCGGCTCGCGGCTTCCGCAGCCGCCCTCTTCGTCTGCGGTCAGACGTATGGGCAGGATATCGATCCCGATATCCTTAAAGCGCAGGCCGGAACCTATCTCGTCGCTCCGGAAGATGGGCGCGCGGGATGCCGGATGACGCTCGAAACCGACATGGCGATCGGCGGTCATTCGCTGTCCGGCCAGGCCGCCTGCACCAAGCCGCTGCCAGCTCTTGCCGAAGCCGCTGCCTGGAATTTCGACGGCAATGGCGGCGTCATCCTGATCGATGCGACGCGCAAGGTGCTCGCCCGTTTCGTCGAAAACGAGGGCTCGCCGCTGAAGACGCAGGACGGTACGCCGCTTTTGCTGATCGCCGCGCCTGACGGCATCGATCGCCTGCCGAGCGTCAGCAGCCTTGCCGGGATATGGACGATGCAAAGACCGGACGGCGAAAGGCTTTGCGGGGTGACGCTCGACGGCCATGCCGATGCGGACGGCAATGCGCCGCTGTCGCTGTCCGGCGACTGCGCCGCCAAAGTCTCCGGGCTGAAACTCGCGGTCTGGCATATCGAAGGTTTCGGCCTGACGCTGATGGGCGGTGACGGCTCATCGCTTGGCTTCGACATGCGCGCCGACGGCAATTTCGACAAATCGAAGGAAGAAGGCGGCAAGCCGCTGTCGCTCGTGCGTCAATGA
- a CDS encoding NAD kinase, with protein sequence MGRSFQTLSFIASPTTEALAAREELIRIYGDVPADDADVIVALGGDGFMLQTLHNTMNSGKLVYGMNRGSVGFLMNDYRTDQLQQRICDAVENVFRPLQMTTANADGTNSTALAINEVYLFRQSYQAANLRVTVDGRVRLEELICDGLMVATPAGSTAYNLSAHGPILPLEAPLLAMTPVSAFRPRRWRGALLPNKVTVDIDVLEPVKRPVNAVADNTEVKSVLHVRIAQSEHMTARILSDPDRSWSDRILAEQFKD encoded by the coding sequence ATGGGCCGTTCATTTCAGACTCTTTCCTTTATCGCCTCGCCGACGACGGAGGCGCTCGCCGCGCGCGAGGAGTTGATTCGCATCTACGGCGACGTGCCGGCCGACGATGCCGATGTCATCGTCGCGCTCGGCGGCGACGGTTTCATGCTGCAGACGCTGCACAACACCATGAACTCCGGCAAGCTGGTCTACGGCATGAATCGCGGCTCGGTCGGTTTCCTGATGAACGACTATCGCACCGACCAGCTTCAGCAGCGCATCTGCGACGCCGTCGAAAACGTCTTCCGGCCGTTGCAGATGACGACGGCCAATGCCGACGGCACCAATTCGACGGCGCTCGCCATCAACGAGGTCTATCTTTTCCGCCAGTCATATCAGGCGGCGAATCTGAGAGTGACGGTGGACGGGCGCGTGCGCCTGGAGGAGCTGATCTGCGACGGGCTGATGGTCGCGACCCCTGCCGGCTCGACGGCTTATAATCTTTCCGCCCATGGCCCGATCCTGCCGCTGGAGGCGCCGCTGCTCGCCATGACGCCGGTCAGCGCCTTCAGGCCACGGCGCTGGCGGGGCGCACTGCTGCCGAACAAGGTGACGGTGGATATCGACGTGCTCGAGCCGGTGAAGCGGCCGGTCAATGCGGTGGCCGACAATACCGAGGTCAAATCGGTGCTGCATGTCCGCATCGCCCAGTCGGAGCATATGACGGCGCGCATTCTTTCCGATCCCGACCGCTCTTGGTCCGACCGTATTCTCGCCGAGCAGTTCAAGGATTAA
- the rlmB gene encoding 23S rRNA (guanosine(2251)-2'-O)-methyltransferase RlmB, whose amino-acid sequence MSKDKKPGGKAATDPSAKDTHYATLRRAHRDAKRERGEIPTPQPQKRRRGGDDWKPPALAPDQVHLYGLHTVRAALDNPERKKIKLFVTQNALARLEVDAEALGIPFEIVSPQDIDKVLGPEAIHQGVMLETRPLPVRRLEALKDSPLLLVLDQVTDPHNVGAIMRSAVAFNAGAVITTQRHSPTESGVLAKSASGALELIPYIQVTNLADALGELHKLGFSTIGLDSEGPAPLEGTFSGEKVALVLGSEGKGLRQKTRETVTALARLDMPGAIKSLNVSNAAAIALYAAQLYLKA is encoded by the coding sequence ATGAGCAAAGACAAAAAACCCGGCGGCAAGGCCGCGACAGACCCATCGGCCAAGGATACGCATTACGCCACGCTGCGGCGCGCCCACCGTGACGCCAAGCGTGAACGCGGCGAGATTCCGACGCCTCAGCCGCAGAAGCGCAGGCGCGGCGGCGACGACTGGAAGCCACCGGCGCTGGCGCCCGACCAGGTGCATCTTTACGGCCTGCATACGGTGCGCGCCGCCCTCGACAATCCCGAGCGCAAGAAGATTAAGCTTTTTGTGACCCAGAACGCGCTGGCGCGGCTCGAAGTCGACGCCGAAGCGCTCGGCATTCCCTTCGAGATCGTCTCGCCGCAGGATATCGACAAGGTGCTCGGCCCCGAGGCGATCCATCAGGGCGTCATGCTGGAAACACGGCCGCTGCCGGTGCGCCGGCTCGAAGCCCTGAAGGACAGCCCTCTCCTGCTCGTTCTCGATCAGGTCACCGATCCGCACAATGTCGGCGCGATCATGCGCTCGGCCGTCGCCTTCAATGCCGGTGCCGTTATCACCACCCAGAGACATAGTCCGACAGAGTCAGGCGTGCTTGCCAAATCCGCCTCCGGCGCGTTGGAACTGATACCTTATATACAGGTGACCAATCTCGCCGATGCGCTCGGTGAACTGCACAAGCTCGGCTTCTCCACCATCGGCCTCGATTCGGAAGGACCGGCGCCGCTCGAGGGCACCTTCTCTGGCGAGAAAGTGGCGCTGGTGCTCGGCTCGGAGGGCAAGGGGCTCAGGCAGAAGACGCGGGAAACCGTTACCGCGCTTGCCCGTCTCGACATGCCTGGCGCCATCAAATCGTTGAACGTTTCGAATGCTGCGGCAATTGCGCTTTATGCGGCGCAGCTTTACCTGAAGGCATAG
- the secE gene encoding preprotein translocase subunit SecE encodes MASKSNPFAFLQQVRSETSKVTWPSRRETMISTVMVLVMVVFAALFFFAADQLIGWVLSFVLNTGN; translated from the coding sequence ATGGCATCCAAATCCAATCCGTTTGCGTTTCTGCAGCAGGTTCGCTCCGAGACGTCCAAAGTTACATGGCCGTCGCGCCGCGAGACGATGATCTCGACGGTTATGGTGCTTGTGATGGTGGTTTTCGCTGCACTGTTTTTCTTTGCCGCTGACCAGCTGATCGGCTGGGTTCTGAGCTTCGTGCTGAATACCGGCAACTGA